The Solibacillus sp. FSL R7-0682 genome includes a window with the following:
- a CDS encoding S-layer homology domain-containing protein, with product MKQSKKMLAALVAIPASVIVAGEVQAAEPELKAKEIQELEQAAAVVDDLIGNLSEDSSFEEIKAARAAYDNLSKTEQASVNKTAYLEKIEAHVVKLKEQAKTEAQVIIDRITRITGSYTETEIRSIRLAYQALSVLAQSYVTNYQSLVNAENNIIYQNTVVKEAKLAAAGFDEYMSKITRYSTTQEIAKARAYYNSLSAETRKHVSTYEKLVRLETMWKDPDYIGLVYTYYPEYVHAVKPGAITVTKPTYDPLYIPDESTWTSSNGSFANVIPDAATWSPYNEMMYQNGSYVTKLTSSQVANYTDPNVVLKANNVNIVLPMTDLKTASGTVGVALTLSNNQINIQFSAGNSAMQFSKYVEIHIPMSIIKGNASQIIQRVSGDGSSVASYKVDGSNFIIRTKSSGTFKTATAKVNYRDIGTGTQGQSILELAKHGIAYNTTARQVNVNNYVSRADIATMITSALDLSSSSKSSFADLGNALSASRAQGLLEAGIMSGLTSSSYSPTATVTKQEAAIILSNMYRYLNQDLSLAYNELKSNYRDISNLTYEARQSIAILELFGVVNGTGTFNPNENLTRGQFAELFHKALKAIDYL from the coding sequence ATGAAGCAATCTAAAAAAATGCTAGCAGCACTTGTTGCGATTCCGGCAAGTGTTATTGTTGCCGGCGAAGTACAAGCAGCTGAACCAGAATTAAAGGCAAAAGAAATTCAAGAATTAGAACAAGCGGCAGCAGTGGTAGATGATCTAATTGGTAATCTAAGTGAAGATTCATCATTTGAAGAAATCAAAGCCGCGCGTGCAGCATATGACAATTTATCGAAAACTGAACAAGCATCGGTAAATAAAACAGCCTATTTAGAAAAAATAGAAGCTCATGTTGTGAAACTAAAAGAACAAGCTAAAACAGAAGCACAAGTAATTATCGACCGTATAACGCGCATTACGGGCAGTTATACAGAGACTGAAATTAGAAGCATACGCCTTGCTTATCAGGCACTAAGTGTACTAGCCCAATCTTATGTTACCAATTATCAAAGTTTAGTGAATGCAGAAAATAATATTATTTATCAAAATACAGTCGTGAAAGAGGCGAAATTAGCGGCTGCTGGATTTGATGAGTATATGTCCAAAATTACACGCTATTCTACGACACAAGAAATTGCGAAGGCACGTGCCTATTACAATTCTTTGTCGGCAGAGACAAGAAAACATGTGTCGACCTATGAAAAACTTGTGCGTCTAGAAACGATGTGGAAGGACCCGGATTACATCGGATTAGTCTATACGTATTATCCAGAGTATGTACATGCGGTTAAACCCGGTGCGATTACTGTAACGAAGCCAACTTACGACCCACTATACATTCCTGATGAGTCTACTTGGACATCAAGCAATGGGAGCTTTGCGAATGTAATTCCGGATGCTGCCACGTGGTCACCTTATAATGAAATGATGTATCAAAATGGGAGCTATGTGACGAAGCTAACATCATCACAAGTAGCTAATTATACCGATCCGAATGTTGTGCTAAAAGCAAACAATGTAAATATCGTCTTGCCAATGACCGATCTAAAGACTGCATCAGGGACTGTAGGGGTAGCATTAACCCTATCAAACAATCAAATTAATATTCAGTTTTCTGCTGGAAATTCTGCTATGCAATTTTCTAAGTACGTGGAGATTCATATTCCAATGAGCATCATCAAGGGCAATGCATCCCAAATAATTCAGCGTGTGAGTGGTGATGGTTCTTCAGTCGCATCTTATAAAGTAGATGGCTCAAATTTTATTATCCGTACGAAGTCGAGCGGTACATTTAAAACCGCAACTGCTAAGGTGAATTATAGAGATATAGGCACCGGTACTCAAGGTCAATCTATCCTTGAATTAGCGAAACACGGGATTGCGTATAATACAACAGCGCGACAAGTAAACGTAAATAATTATGTTAGTCGTGCAGATATTGCGACAATGATTACATCGGCGCTCGATCTTTCAAGTTCTTCGAAGTCGAGTTTTGCAGATTTAGGGAATGCGCTTTCTGCAAGTCGCGCACAAGGCTTGTTAGAGGCAGGAATTATGAGTGGTCTTACGTCGAGCAGCTATAGTCCAACTGCTACGGTGACAAAACAAGAGGCAGCCATTATTCTTTCAAATATGTATCGCTATTTAAATCAAGATTTATCCTTAGCTTACAATGAACTGAAATCAAATTATCGTGATATCTCAAATTTAACCTATGAAGCACGTCAAAGTATTGCGATTTTAGAATTATTTGGAGTAGTAAATGGCACTGGCACATTCAATCCGAATGAAAATTTAACACGAGGGCAGTTTGCAGAGTTATTCCATAAGGCATTAAAAGCAATTGATTATTTATAA
- the abc-f gene encoding ribosomal protection-like ABC-F family protein, translating to MKELLKLQQVTVELPERMLLENINATIKKHEIIGIIGRNGSGKSTLLKAIMGSFEVTNGHIQKLKEKLSLYYVEQEEASFEVDTVSVEEAELLRKWCVPDVSYEQLSGGERLKLRLARGFAQKPNLLLLDEPTNHLDVASTKQLIALMKSYDGAIVVVSHDRYFLDQVVTKIWSIEERTLIEQQGNYSHYIEVRQQRRLAQQRAYDKQQRKIEQLEKQMEDLSSWSDKAHRQSTKQEFPKEYYRVKAKRMDAQVKSKRKMIERELEKNKVEQVSKEHVVKFKLQSGNKVGKRFLQAKNVSKRFLDRLLFDNTNFTILHGERLALVGANGSGKTTFLNMVMGREAFEGELWVSPTANIGYLTQEVFDLPTEKTPADLFHQDNFVDRALVQNLMRHLGFTIEQWHEPIGNMSMGERVKCKLMHYILQNRDVLILDEPTNHLDLPSREQLESTLAMYEGTLLVVSHDQYFVERLVDQYLVIEEGKLKKISKGQTNVQKNTTEEELLQLETARQEVLGKLSFMTPLDADYATLDAKFKELTQQINALKK from the coding sequence ATGAAAGAACTGTTGAAATTACAGCAAGTAACAGTAGAATTACCCGAACGAATGCTTTTAGAGAATATAAATGCCACAATTAAGAAACACGAAATTATCGGCATTATTGGTCGTAATGGAAGTGGGAAATCTACATTACTTAAAGCGATTATGGGGTCATTTGAGGTGACAAATGGTCATATTCAGAAGCTTAAAGAAAAGCTATCTCTCTATTATGTAGAACAGGAGGAAGCATCTTTTGAGGTAGATACGGTTTCGGTTGAAGAGGCAGAATTACTTAGAAAGTGGTGTGTACCTGATGTTTCCTATGAGCAGTTAAGCGGTGGGGAACGTTTGAAACTTCGATTAGCGAGAGGCTTTGCCCAAAAGCCGAATCTTTTATTATTAGATGAACCAACCAATCATTTAGACGTAGCAAGCACAAAACAATTGATTGCGTTGATGAAATCCTATGATGGAGCGATTGTAGTTGTTTCGCATGATCGTTATTTTTTAGATCAAGTCGTAACAAAAATATGGTCGATTGAGGAGCGTACATTAATCGAACAACAAGGAAATTATTCGCATTATATAGAAGTGCGCCAACAGCGTCGTTTGGCACAGCAGCGGGCTTATGACAAACAACAAAGGAAAATTGAGCAATTAGAAAAACAAATGGAAGATTTATCTTCGTGGTCTGATAAAGCCCATCGTCAATCTACAAAACAAGAATTTCCAAAAGAGTATTATCGGGTGAAGGCAAAGCGTATGGATGCTCAAGTAAAATCAAAACGTAAAATGATTGAACGGGAGCTTGAAAAGAACAAAGTGGAGCAAGTGTCAAAAGAGCATGTAGTGAAGTTTAAATTGCAGTCGGGTAATAAAGTTGGGAAACGCTTTTTACAGGCAAAAAACGTATCGAAGCGCTTTTTAGACCGTTTGCTTTTTGATAACACGAACTTTACGATATTACATGGTGAACGTCTAGCACTTGTCGGAGCGAACGGTAGTGGGAAAACAACCTTCTTAAACATGGTGATGGGTCGAGAGGCATTTGAAGGAGAACTATGGGTATCACCTACCGCAAATATCGGGTATTTGACACAGGAAGTATTTGATTTACCAACTGAAAAAACACCAGCAGATTTGTTTCATCAAGATAATTTTGTCGACCGAGCACTTGTACAAAATTTAATGCGTCATTTAGGATTCACAATCGAACAGTGGCACGAGCCGATTGGGAATATGAGTATGGGGGAGCGTGTGAAATGTAAGCTTATGCACTATATTTTACAAAATCGTGATGTTCTTATATTAGATGAGCCGACGAATCATTTGGATTTACCATCCCGTGAGCAACTTGAATCAACGCTTGCCATGTACGAAGGGACTTTGCTCGTCGTATCCCATGATCAGTATTTTGTCGAGCGACTTGTTGATCAATATCTAGTAATCGAAGAGGGCAAGTTAAAAAAGATTTCAAAGGGTCAGACGAATGTACAAAAAAATACGACTGAAGAAGAATTACTGCAGCTTGAAACGGCAAGGCAGGAAGTGTTAGGGAAGCTTAGCTTTATGACACCATTAGACGCAGATTATGCAACGCTTGATGCAAAGTTTAAAGAACTGACGCAGCAAATTAATGCTTTGAAAAAATAA
- a CDS encoding S-layer homology domain-containing protein, whose translation MKIKRFSVFLIVLLFLVGSLTIPAPTLAKKAAFKDVNKNHYAYDSIQWAYDVELVGGFPDGTFRPNQPITEQQFGQILVKFFDLEPTSNKLTKYTTKALASDPFYNTLAAYKVPLNGYFDNNIRGQAIKRGVVAQALTHVLDGQATLKDSIQFLLDHHITSGQYPQYENTDLIKFFGSSNQLTRAQVVTLFHNLQRKSFFYISEDALNSFENNDALPLNTRANAARNILASSLRTGKDWSPISNTKDSWNGDYSYFYRYGRGETDSIGRYVTITGSTKTEFYVTYDAFDGEDEGFVQGYATILSPTKAMMTETVEGNRCVIEFQKQSSTALKTIEHDCKNMRDAGTNYSGVLKK comes from the coding sequence ATGAAGATAAAGCGGTTTTCGGTTTTCTTAATTGTCCTACTATTCCTTGTAGGTAGTCTTACTATTCCAGCACCTACATTAGCAAAAAAAGCGGCTTTTAAAGATGTAAATAAAAATCATTATGCTTACGATTCTATTCAATGGGCGTATGATGTTGAACTTGTCGGAGGTTTCCCCGATGGCACATTCAGGCCAAATCAGCCAATCACTGAACAGCAATTCGGCCAAATTTTAGTGAAATTTTTTGACCTCGAACCTACATCGAATAAACTGACTAAATATACAACAAAAGCATTGGCATCTGACCCTTTTTATAATACATTGGCAGCCTATAAGGTACCTTTAAATGGCTATTTCGATAACAATATTCGAGGACAAGCGATTAAACGTGGTGTTGTTGCACAAGCCCTTACACATGTTCTGGACGGCCAAGCAACATTAAAGGATTCCATTCAGTTTCTATTAGATCACCATATTACAAGTGGGCAATACCCTCAATACGAAAATACCGATTTAATAAAATTTTTCGGATCATCGAATCAATTAACGAGAGCACAAGTTGTCACGCTATTTCATAATTTGCAAAGGAAATCGTTTTTCTATATTTCAGAGGATGCATTAAATAGCTTCGAGAATAATGATGCCCTTCCATTAAATACACGTGCAAATGCAGCTCGTAATATACTAGCTAGCTCTCTACGAACTGGAAAAGATTGGTCACCAATTTCTAATACTAAGGATTCATGGAACGGAGATTATTCTTACTTTTACAGATATGGTCGTGGTGAGACCGATTCAATTGGTCGCTATGTTACGATTACTGGCAGCACGAAAACAGAGTTCTATGTCACATACGATGCATTTGACGGAGAAGATGAAGGTTTTGTTCAAGGCTATGCAACCATCCTGTCACCAACAAAAGCCATGATGACAGAAACGGTGGAAGGTAATCGATGCGTCATTGAATTCCAAAAGCAATCATCCACCGCTCTTAAAACGATTGAACATGACTGTAAAAACATGCGTGATGCAGGTACGAATTATAGTGGAGTGTTGAAAAAGTAA
- a CDS encoding NUDIX hydrolase: MRNRASVVIIENGKVLLIQRVRNGSTYYVFPGGGIENGETPEEGAKREAWEELGVEVYVRDCFSTIKFNGTQYYYKAEILSGTLGTGNGEEYTDKNRDRGTYLPMWVDREGLSSMDVRPNEVAIKVQTLLKK, translated from the coding sequence ATGAGAAATAGAGCATCAGTGGTAATAATAGAAAATGGAAAAGTATTATTAATTCAAAGGGTTAGGAATGGCTCTACTTATTATGTTTTTCCTGGTGGAGGAATAGAAAATGGTGAAACGCCAGAAGAGGGAGCAAAAAGAGAAGCCTGGGAGGAATTAGGAGTTGAGGTATACGTTAGAGATTGCTTTTCAACAATTAAATTTAACGGAACGCAATACTATTATAAAGCTGAAATTCTTTCTGGAACTTTAGGAACTGGTAATGGGGAAGAATACACAGACAAAAATAGAGATAGAGGAACATACTTACCGATGTGGGTAGATAGAGAAGGACTATCCTCAATGGATGTAAGACCTAATGAAGTGGCGATTAAGGTTCAAACTCTATTAAAGAAATAA
- a CDS encoding carboxypeptidase M32 gives MKETFIDYVKKMQNYSEALSVIYWDMRTGAPRKGLPQRAEVIGTLSAELFALQTSEELGKILDQLENEELNFVTHRLFEEVKKHYNESKKIPANEFKAYTILKAKSEAAWEEAKEKSDYQIFLPYLKEVINYQKKFVQYWGIKNGSAYNTLLDKYEPDMTTNMLDQLFGELKTTIVPLVKAIQASPNKPDTSMLFEHFPKAGQHAASLELLEQLGYDFEAGRLDETVHPFMIGLNSGDIRVTTKYSESDFRSAIFGTIHECGHALYEQNIDPQLNGLPLSTGTSMGIHESQSLFYENFVGRNENFWKHNFSILQKHSPAQFGQVEIEDFLKAINFSEPSFIRIEADELTYPLHIMIRYEIEREIFNGDLQAEDLPRVWNDKYEEYLGIRPENDAQGVLQDMHWSDGSFGYFPSYALGFMYAAQWKHAMDKDIPNFDELCARGELAPILQWLTEKVHQYGALKKPNELILEGTGEPLSAKYLADYLHQKYTKLYQL, from the coding sequence ATGAAGGAGACATTTATTGATTACGTGAAAAAAATGCAGAACTACTCCGAGGCGCTTTCAGTTATTTACTGGGATATGCGCACGGGTGCTCCGCGTAAGGGTTTACCACAGCGTGCAGAAGTGATTGGCACATTATCTGCGGAATTATTTGCACTTCAAACGAGTGAGGAGCTTGGTAAGATTCTCGATCAACTTGAAAATGAAGAGCTAAATTTTGTAACACATCGTCTGTTTGAAGAAGTAAAGAAACACTATAATGAATCAAAAAAGATTCCGGCTAATGAATTTAAAGCGTATACGATTTTAAAAGCAAAGTCAGAAGCTGCTTGGGAGGAAGCTAAGGAAAAATCTGATTATCAAATTTTCCTCCCATACTTAAAAGAAGTAATAAACTATCAAAAGAAATTTGTACAGTATTGGGGTATTAAAAACGGCTCTGCCTATAATACGTTACTAGATAAATATGAGCCAGATATGACAACAAACATGCTGGATCAATTGTTTGGTGAACTAAAAACAACGATTGTACCACTCGTAAAGGCGATTCAAGCTTCACCGAATAAGCCAGATACATCAATGTTATTTGAACATTTCCCAAAAGCTGGCCAACATGCTGCATCGCTAGAATTGCTCGAGCAACTCGGTTATGATTTCGAAGCAGGCCGTCTTGATGAAACGGTACACCCATTTATGATTGGTTTAAATAGTGGAGATATTCGTGTTACGACAAAATATAGTGAATCTGATTTCCGTTCAGCCATTTTTGGCACTATTCATGAGTGTGGACATGCCCTATATGAACAAAATATTGACCCACAATTAAATGGTCTCCCATTATCAACAGGTACTTCAATGGGAATTCATGAGTCCCAGTCATTATTTTATGAAAACTTTGTAGGCCGTAACGAGAATTTTTGGAAACATAATTTCTCTATTTTACAAAAGCATTCTCCAGCTCAATTTGGGCAAGTTGAAATTGAGGATTTTTTAAAGGCCATTAATTTTTCAGAGCCATCATTCATTCGGATTGAAGCAGACGAGTTAACTTATCCACTGCATATTATGATTCGTTATGAAATTGAGCGAGAAATCTTTAATGGAGACTTACAAGCAGAAGATTTACCACGCGTTTGGAATGATAAATACGAAGAATATTTAGGCATTCGTCCAGAAAACGATGCACAAGGTGTATTACAAGATATGCACTGGAGTGATGGTAGCTTCGGATACTTCCCTAGCTATGCACTAGGCTTCATGTATGCAGCACAGTGGAAACATGCGATGGACAAAGATATCCCAAACTTTGACGAGCTATGTGCACGTGGCGAACTTGCACCAATTTTACAGTGGCTAACAGAGAAGGTGCATCAATATGGTGCGTTGAAAAAGCCTAATGAGCTCATTTTAGAAGGGACTGGTGAACCATTATCAGCAAAGTATTTAGCTGATTATTTACACCAAAAATATACAAAACTCTACCAATTATAA
- a CDS encoding NUDIX hydrolase: MLLDQLKGQLNKPQPLFLGEETAFRSAVLIPLVEKDGEWHVLFEVRALTMRKQPGDISFPGGKIDETDDSPLAAALRETYEELGVNPESIQILGHLSPLVTSPSFVVYPFVGVIEQSELHMYNKDEVEEVITVPLNWLLTHEPYVHFVPIEPKPPADFPYSKIANGENYQWRTSRMEEWFYEYGNYTIWGLTARLLKYFVEKMK; the protein is encoded by the coding sequence ATGCTGTTAGATCAACTAAAAGGACAATTAAATAAGCCACAGCCTTTATTTTTAGGGGAAGAAACGGCATTTCGTTCCGCTGTGCTCATTCCTTTAGTCGAAAAAGATGGCGAGTGGCATGTGCTTTTTGAGGTGCGCGCATTGACGATGCGTAAACAACCAGGGGATATAAGTTTTCCGGGTGGTAAAATTGATGAAACGGATGATTCGCCACTTGCTGCAGCTTTGAGGGAAACTTATGAAGAGCTTGGAGTAAACCCCGAGTCAATTCAAATACTAGGCCATTTAAGCCCGCTTGTAACATCTCCCTCGTTTGTTGTCTACCCGTTTGTCGGGGTTATCGAGCAGTCGGAGCTTCATATGTATAATAAGGATGAAGTAGAAGAAGTAATTACTGTTCCGCTCAATTGGCTTCTTACGCATGAGCCGTACGTGCATTTTGTACCGATTGAACCGAAACCTCCTGCAGACTTTCCGTACAGTAAAATTGCGAATGGTGAAAATTATCAGTGGCGAACAAGCCGCATGGAAGAATGGTTTTATGAGTATGGCAACTATACGATTTGGGGCTTAACTGCGAGACTTTTAAAGTATTTTGTAGAAAAGATGAAATAA
- a CDS encoding glycine betaine ABC transporter substrate-binding protein has translation MKKAKYLLGVATLGAMTFLAACGNEGSDSSASDKDLGDINLAYVEWDTEIASTHVVAQVLEDIGYDVSVTPLDNAIMWEAVSKGEADAMVAGWLPGTHAAQFEKYGDSLVDLGPNLEGAKIGLVVPAYMDVNSIEDLNSEAGAVITGIEPGAGIMSATETALDTYPNLAEWSLLPSSSGAMTVALDQAIKNEEEIIVTGWSPHWKFASYDLKYLEDPKGVYGGDENIHTFVREKLETEAPEAYKVLDAFHWTPEDIEEIMLEINAGASPKEAAANWIKGNEELVNEWKSAIE, from the coding sequence ATGAAGAAAGCAAAGTATTTATTAGGTGTAGCCACTTTAGGTGCGATGACATTTTTAGCTGCCTGTGGAAATGAAGGCTCAGATTCTAGTGCTTCTGATAAAGATTTAGGGGATATTAATTTAGCATATGTGGAGTGGGATACTGAAATCGCATCGACGCATGTTGTGGCACAGGTATTAGAAGATATCGGCTATGATGTATCGGTCACACCATTAGATAATGCCATCATGTGGGAGGCTGTATCGAAGGGAGAAGCTGATGCGATGGTCGCTGGCTGGTTACCGGGTACGCATGCAGCACAATTTGAAAAATATGGGGATAGCTTAGTTGATCTAGGTCCGAACCTAGAAGGTGCGAAAATAGGTTTAGTCGTACCAGCTTATATGGATGTCAATTCAATTGAAGACTTAAATTCAGAAGCTGGTGCGGTGATTACAGGTATTGAACCAGGAGCAGGTATTATGAGTGCGACTGAAACGGCATTAGATACGTATCCAAACTTAGCTGAGTGGTCTCTATTACCATCTTCGTCAGGTGCGATGACGGTGGCGCTAGACCAAGCGATTAAAAATGAAGAAGAAATAATCGTGACAGGGTGGAGTCCACACTGGAAGTTCGCATCGTATGATCTGAAATATTTAGAAGATCCAAAAGGTGTTTATGGTGGAGATGAGAATATCCACACATTTGTGCGAGAAAAATTAGAAACAGAAGCACCTGAAGCGTATAAAGTATTAGATGCATTCCATTGGACGCCAGAAGATATTGAAGAAATCATGCTTGAAATTAATGCTGGTGCAAGTCCAAAAGAGGCAGCTGCTAACTGGATTAAAGGAAATGAAGAGCTAGTTAATGAGTGGAAATCAGCAATAGAATAA
- a CDS encoding ABC transporter permease, which translates to MNKWLDNIPEIPVAENVERFMDGVTDTFAGAFKLIQNSGTSLMGTVTDLLVAIPPILFIAIVVIISFIATRKIFGLALFSLIGLLFIYNQGLWEELMNTFTLVLFSSFIAILLGVPIGILMAKSKVTEEIIKPILDFMQTMPGFVYLIPAVAFFGIGVVPGVFASVIFALPPTVRFTNLGIRQVPKELIEASDSYGSTTSQKLFKVELPLAKSTIMAGINQTVLLSLSMVVIASMIGAPGLGREVLSALQRAQVGNGFVAGISLVIFAIIVDRLTQSFNKKNVN; encoded by the coding sequence ATGAATAAATGGCTCGATAACATTCCTGAAATACCTGTTGCGGAAAATGTAGAACGTTTCATGGATGGTGTAACAGATACATTTGCAGGTGCCTTTAAATTAATACAAAACAGTGGTACTAGTTTAATGGGAACTGTAACTGATTTACTAGTAGCCATTCCACCCATACTATTTATTGCTATCGTTGTGATCATCTCATTTATTGCTACGAGAAAAATTTTTGGCCTCGCATTATTCTCTCTAATTGGTTTGTTGTTTATCTACAACCAAGGTTTATGGGAAGAGTTAATGAATACTTTTACACTCGTATTATTCTCAAGTTTTATTGCGATATTACTAGGTGTACCAATTGGGATTTTAATGGCGAAAAGTAAAGTCACAGAAGAGATTATTAAGCCGATTTTAGACTTTATGCAAACGATGCCAGGGTTCGTTTATTTAATTCCTGCTGTAGCCTTCTTTGGAATTGGCGTTGTACCGGGTGTATTTGCTTCGGTAATATTCGCACTTCCACCAACTGTTCGTTTTACGAACTTAGGTATTCGACAAGTTCCAAAAGAATTAATTGAAGCATCGGACTCTTATGGTAGTACAACGAGTCAAAAGTTATTTAAAGTCGAGTTGCCACTTGCCAAATCCACGATTATGGCGGGGATTAATCAAACAGTTCTATTATCCCTTTCGATGGTAGTAATCGCCTCTATGATTGGGGCGCCTGGATTAGGTCGAGAAGTATTGTCTGCCTTGCAGCGTGCGCAAGTAGGTAACGGATTTGTAGCGGGAATTAGTTTAGTTATTTTCGCGATTATTGTAGACCGTTTAACACAAAGTTTTAACAAGAAAAACGTAAACTAG
- a CDS encoding quaternary amine ABC transporter ATP-binding protein, whose translation MEKIKISNVTKIFGKNSAGALKLVEQHQSKEEILKKTGATVGVYEANLMIKEGEIFVIMGLSGSGKSTLIRLLNRLIEPTSGDIFIDGKNIMKMNKKSLQVVRREKMSMVFQNFALFPQRTILENAQYGLEIRGVPKEERRLKAEKALQNAGLLAYKDQYPSQLSGGMQQRVGLARALANDTEIILMDEAFSALDPLIRKEMQDELLELQANLQKTIVFITHDLNEALRIGDRIAIMKDGKIMQIGTGEEILTNPSNDYVRTFIEDVDRSKVLTAENAMVRAMTVNIEHDGPKVALQRMREEEVSVLLAVDKYRQYQGYITADDALQLLNKGEKTLKSIIKNDMPIVKSDTVLQEILSIISDSPTPIAVVDEGKLRGVLIRGVVLEALASTTQGGDSNE comes from the coding sequence ATGGAGAAGATTAAAATAAGCAATGTCACCAAAATTTTCGGCAAAAACAGTGCAGGTGCATTGAAGTTAGTCGAACAACATCAATCAAAAGAAGAAATCCTGAAAAAGACAGGTGCTACGGTTGGTGTATACGAAGCTAATTTAATGATAAAAGAAGGCGAAATTTTCGTTATTATGGGGCTTTCAGGAAGTGGTAAGTCAACACTTATTCGTTTATTGAATCGATTAATTGAACCGACAAGCGGTGATATTTTTATAGATGGAAAAAATATTATGAAAATGAATAAAAAAAGTTTGCAAGTTGTACGCCGTGAGAAAATGAGCATGGTCTTTCAAAATTTTGCGTTGTTCCCTCAAAGAACAATTTTAGAAAATGCCCAATACGGTTTAGAGATTCGTGGTGTACCAAAGGAAGAAAGAAGATTGAAAGCAGAAAAGGCTTTACAGAACGCGGGTTTACTTGCATACAAAGATCAATATCCAAGCCAACTTTCAGGTGGTATGCAACAACGTGTTGGATTAGCACGAGCACTTGCAAATGATACGGAAATTATCTTAATGGATGAAGCTTTTTCTGCGCTCGATCCTCTCATTCGAAAAGAGATGCAAGACGAGCTACTGGAACTCCAAGCAAATTTACAAAAAACAATAGTATTTATTACACATGATTTAAACGAGGCGCTTCGAATAGGTGATCGGATAGCTATTATGAAGGACGGCAAAATCATGCAAATTGGTACGGGGGAAGAGATTTTGACAAATCCTTCTAATGACTATGTCCGAACGTTTATAGAAGATGTAGATCGCTCAAAAGTGTTAACAGCAGAAAACGCGATGGTACGTGCGATGACTGTCAATATCGAGCATGACGGACCAAAAGTGGCGTTACAACGCATGCGTGAAGAGGAAGTAAGTGTGTTGCTTGCTGTGGATAAATATCGTCAATATCAAGGGTACATTACTGCAGATGATGCATTGCAGCTGTTGAACAAAGGTGAAAAGACACTGAAATCAATCATCAAAAATGATATGCCAATCGTTAAATCGGATACGGTGCTTCAAGAAATATTATCTATTATCTCAGATTCACCAACTCCTATTGCGGTCGTCGATGAAGGAAAATTACGTGGTGTACTCATTCGAGGAGTAGTTTTAGAAGCACTTGCTTCAACTACACAGGGGGGTGACTCGAATGAATAA
- a CDS encoding TrkA C-terminal domain-containing protein: MEKKMHIKRPRYQIIAEDIAAKIVEKKYIVGEKIYARSSLASQYGVSSETARRAIAVLQDLNIVEATKGSGVVIVSYENAAQFVHRLDDVKSVRELQQELNSSIEKQITELHQLQGTLAEMVNRTNRFQSINPFVPFQIEISETCLFISKNIGEINFWQQTGATIVGIKKGDELVLSPGPYATLSIGDTLYFVGNDATYSNVKQFLNS; this comes from the coding sequence GTGGAGAAAAAAATGCACATAAAACGCCCTAGATATCAAATTATTGCTGAAGATATAGCTGCAAAAATTGTAGAAAAAAAATACATCGTTGGTGAAAAGATCTATGCAAGATCTTCGCTTGCCTCTCAATACGGTGTTTCATCTGAGACTGCTCGTCGCGCTATTGCAGTACTACAAGACTTAAATATTGTAGAGGCGACAAAGGGTAGTGGTGTAGTCATCGTTTCTTATGAAAATGCGGCGCAATTTGTGCATCGTTTAGATGATGTAAAATCGGTTCGTGAGTTACAACAGGAGTTAAATAGTAGTATTGAAAAGCAAATTACAGAATTACATCAATTACAGGGTACATTGGCGGAAATGGTCAATCGTACAAATCGCTTTCAATCCATTAACCCATTTGTTCCATTTCAAATAGAGATTTCGGAGACTTGTCTTTTTATTTCAAAAAATATTGGTGAAATCAACTTTTGGCAACAAACAGGCGCAACGATTGTTGGAATTAAAAAAGGTGATGAGTTAGTGCTTTCGCCAGGTCCGTATGCGACTCTTTCCATTGGAGATACACTTTATTTTGTAGGAAATGATGCAACGTACTCTAATGTAAAGCAGTTTTTAAACAGCTAA